A window of the Nitrosococcus wardiae genome harbors these coding sequences:
- the lipA gene encoding lipoyl synthase, with translation MNPKTPPPTGELKRDIRALKGASKVARIPVKVEPTTERQRKPRWIRAKAPIGSEVLRLKGLLREHGLHTVCEEASCPNLGECFGHGTATFLIMGNICTRRCPFCDVAHGRPDPLDSEEPMHLAQAVRAMGLRHVVVTSVDRDDLRDGGGAHFARCIQALRTQAPQTRIEVLVPDFRGRMDRALEALAVVPPDIFNHNLETIPRLYKAVRPGADYQWSLRLLERFKERHPTVPTKSGLMLGLGEELAEVEQVMRDLRDHGCDMLTLGQYLQPSLHHLPVHRFVTPEEFDALGEKARAMEFSHVASGPMVRSSYHADRQAAGEAIT, from the coding sequence ATGAATCCAAAAACGCCACCACCTACCGGTGAGTTAAAGCGGGATATTCGGGCTTTGAAGGGCGCTTCTAAAGTCGCCCGGATCCCGGTGAAGGTTGAACCGACGACAGAACGCCAACGCAAACCCCGCTGGATCCGGGCTAAGGCACCTATAGGTTCAGAAGTCTTACGGCTCAAAGGGTTATTGCGCGAGCATGGACTTCATACGGTTTGCGAAGAAGCTTCTTGCCCTAATCTTGGGGAGTGCTTTGGCCACGGCACGGCGACTTTCCTGATCATGGGGAATATTTGTACCCGCCGCTGTCCCTTTTGCGATGTGGCCCATGGGCGGCCAGATCCCCTCGATTCTGAGGAACCCATGCATTTGGCTCAAGCCGTTCGTGCCATGGGGCTTCGTCATGTGGTGGTCACATCAGTGGATCGGGATGATTTGCGTGATGGTGGTGGGGCCCATTTTGCACGCTGTATTCAGGCGCTTCGCACCCAGGCACCCCAGACCCGTATTGAAGTCTTGGTGCCGGATTTTCGAGGACGCATGGACCGGGCTTTGGAGGCATTAGCAGTGGTGCCCCCCGATATTTTTAACCATAATCTGGAGACGATCCCCCGCCTCTACAAGGCCGTCCGTCCCGGCGCCGATTACCAGTGGTCTTTGCGCTTGCTAGAACGTTTCAAGGAGAGACATCCCACTGTGCCGACCAAATCAGGTTTGATGCTCGGCTTGGGAGAAGAATTAGCGGAAGTAGAGCAAGTGATGAGGGATCTGCGTGATCATGGTTGCGATATGCTCACCCTAGGCCAGTACCTGCAACCCAGCCTCCATCATTTGCCGGTGCATCGTTTCGTTACCCCAGAAGAGTTTGATGCATTAGGGGAGAAAGCCCGCGCCATGGAGTTTTCCCATGTGGCCAGTGGTCCCATGGTCCGTTCTTCTTATCATGCTGATCGTCAAGCTGCCGGTGAAGCTATTACTTAG
- the lipB gene encoding lipoyl(octanoyl) transferase LipB: MDTLRIRNLHLQDYGAVWQAMRDFTASRDSATVDELWLVEHPSVFTLGLNGRECHLREVGDIPVVHCDRGGQVTYHGPGQVVVYALIDLRRRALGVRQLVDALELSVVDLLQFYGIEGSRRTEAPGVYVQNRKIASLGLRVRGGCSYHGLSLNAAMDLSPFDYIDPCGYPGMKVIDLRGLGVIVPVATLRRTLSQYLARRLEYPAPLYEE; the protein is encoded by the coding sequence ATGGATACCCTGCGGATACGGAATCTTCACCTGCAAGACTACGGTGCCGTATGGCAGGCGATGCGGGATTTTACCGCTAGCCGTGACAGTGCCACCGTCGATGAATTATGGTTGGTGGAACATCCCTCCGTCTTTACCTTAGGATTGAATGGCAGAGAATGTCATTTGCGAGAAGTGGGTGACATTCCCGTGGTGCACTGTGATCGGGGTGGCCAGGTCACTTACCATGGACCCGGGCAAGTGGTGGTCTATGCCCTGATTGACTTGCGGCGCCGGGCTTTGGGGGTACGGCAACTGGTGGATGCGTTGGAGCTATCCGTGGTTGACTTGCTACAATTCTATGGTATTGAGGGAAGCCGCAGGACAGAGGCCCCTGGGGTTTATGTCCAAAATAGAAAGATTGCATCCCTGGGGCTGCGGGTGCGAGGAGGCTGTTCTTATCATGGGCTTAGCTTGAATGCCGCGATGGACTTATCACCCTTCGATTATATTGATCCCTGCGGTTACCCCGGCATGAAAGTGATTGATCTCAGGGGCTTAGGGGTGATTGTTCCTGTGGCGACCCTCCGACGGACGTTATCTCAGTATCTGGCGCGGCGGTTGGAGTATCCAGCCCCGCTGTATGAGGAATGA